A window of the Capricornis sumatraensis isolate serow.1 chromosome 9, serow.2, whole genome shotgun sequence genome harbors these coding sequences:
- the TMEM276 gene encoding LOW QUALITY PROTEIN: transmembrane protein 276 (The sequence of the model RefSeq protein was modified relative to this genomic sequence to represent the inferred CDS: inserted 1 base in 1 codon; deleted 1 base in 1 codon; substituted 1 base at 1 genomic stop codon): protein MLLFFWPLLTAGLSWVLVIKGLALGAVSLHAALSTAQANXGAAAGFLLQALAAATMLASGLGTDEDCFAGAWVATVIGLPLLAFDFHWVNGDCSSANLLLGGGMMLAVAGDHLGAEGRSVAGQAVVLVVTVTILIVAVSTTNSYGMWXGVMLGAAGLLSRLEEDRLLLPKEDICRWALAGGSWAYHRALTHTQRLQWE from the exons ATGTTGCTTTTCTTCTGGCCTCTGCTGACAGCTGGCTTGAGCTGGGTGCTGGTGATCAAG GGCCTGGCGCTGGGAGCAGTGTCTTTACACGCAGCCCTGAGCACTGCCCAGGCAAATTGAGGGGCCGCTGCTGGTTTCTTGCTCCAGGCCCTGGCTGCCGCCACCATGCTGGCTTCAGGGCTAGGCACGGATGAAGACTGTTTTGCTGGAGCCTGGGTAGCCACTGTCATTGGCCTGCCCCTTTTGGCATTCGATTTCCACTGGGTGAATGGGGACTGCTCCTCTGCCAACCTGCTTCTGGGAGGAGGCATGATGCTGGCAGTGGCTGGTGACCACCTTGGTGCTGAGGGCCGCTCTGTGGCTGGTCAGGCAGTGGTGCTGGTGGTCACAGTGACCATCCTCATTGTGGCCGTTTCCACAACCAACTCTTATGGAATGT GGGGTGTGATGCTGGGTGCTGCAGGTCTTCTGAGCCGGCTGGAGGAGGACAGACTGCTGCTGCCGAAGGAGGACATCTGTCgctgggccctggctgggggcAGCTGGGCCTACCACCgggccctg acacacacacagcgccTACAGTGGGAGTGA